The Nitrospirota bacterium sequence AAGACCAACTTTGTAGAACTGGTTATCTTTGATGCCATAGTCTCTAAGTCGTGCCGTCCTTTCTTTAGGGGGACTAGTATGCTCCTGCCACCTGCTGCCTGAACGATTGTTGAATAAACCACAAATGAAGGATGTGCCATAATCGCTTCATCTTCAGGAAGAAGAAATGTTCTGACAACAATCTCAATAATCTCGTTTGAACCATTACCAAGAATTATCTCTGAAGTCCTTACACCCATCTTCCTTGCGAGAGCTTCCTTCAGATAGTAACAACTTCCGTCAGGGTAACGATGAGCATCCTTCAGGATAGATGAGACAGCCTCTATCGCCTTCGGTGAAGGACCGAGTGGATTCTCATTAGACGCAAGTTTTATAGAATCTTTTATCCCAAGTTCCCTCTCAAGCTCTTCTATAGGCTTACCAGGAGAATAAGGTACTATGGTTTTTATATTTTCGGATATAAGTTCCCGCATATACCTAATCAGATGCCTGCGGATAAGAACCTAAAACTTTTAGAAAAAGACACTCATCCTTTACCTCATCTATCGCAGCCCTCACATCTTCATCCTCTATGTGTCCATTCATGTCAACAAAGAAGAAATACTCCCATGCCTTCCTCTTTGAGGGTCTTGATTCAATCTTTGTGAGGTTTATCTGATGCTCTGCAAATGGTCTGAGGATGCTGTATAATGCCCCTACCCTGTCTTTTATTGAGAACATTATAGATGTCTTATCTTTACCGCTTTTGCCTGGATATTTTTTGGATATAACAAGGAATCTGGTATAGTTATTCAGGTTGTCTTCTATCCTCCTTTCCAGTATATTAAGCCCGTAAATCTTTGCTGCGAGTTCACTTGCAATTGCTCCAGAAGAGGGGTCATCTGCAGCCATCTCAGCAGCCTTTGCTGTGCTTGATGCCTCAACTATTGAGATATTCTTCAGGTTGTTTTCAACCCATCTCCTGCATTGTGCCATCGCTTGAGGATTGGAATATACCTTATAAATCTTATCTCTACGATCCATTTTTGAAAGTAGATTATGAACTACCTCTAACATAATCTCTGCTGCTATTTTGAGTCCAGAGTCTATAAACATATCGAGTGTATAACTGACAACCCCTTCTGTGGAATTCTCGATAGGAACTACCCCGTAATCCACATTCTCCCGCTCCACCTCATCGAATACCTCTTTTATGCCTGCTTCTGGGATATACTCAGTGGAAGAACCGAACTGTTGCATAGCTGCGAGATGGGTGAATGTAGCTTTTGGACCAAAATAAGCAACTCTGAGAGGTTGTTCTAATGAAAGGGATGCTGACAGTATCTCACGATAAACTGACTTAATGG is a genomic window containing:
- a CDS encoding aminotransferase class I/II-fold pyridoxal phosphate-dependent enzyme, giving the protein MRELISENIKTIVPYSPGKPIEELERELGIKDSIKLASNENPLGPSPKAIEAVSSILKDAHRYPDGSCYYLKEALARKMGVRTSEIILGNGSNEIIEIVVRTFLLPEDEAIMAHPSFVVYSTIVQAAGGRSILVPLKKGRHDLETMASKITSSTKLV
- the pheA gene encoding prephenate dehydratase produces the protein MDELNGLRKKIDEIDSEILRLLNRRAETVISIGKIKENENVRFHSPEREREILDRLEKLNTGPFPNSAIKSVYREILSASLSLEQPLRVAYFGPKATFTHLAAMQQFGSSTEYIPEAGIKEVFDEVERENVDYGVVPIENSTEGVVSYTLDMFIDSGLKIAAEIMLEVVHNLLSKMDRRDKIYKVYSNPQAMAQCRRWVENNLKNISIVEASSTAKAAEMAADDPSSGAIASELAAKIYGLNILERRIEDNLNNYTRFLVISKKYPGKSGKDKTSIMFSIKDRVGALYSILRPFAEHQINLTKIESRPSKRKAWEYFFFVDMNGHIEDEDVRAAIDEVKDECLFLKVLGSYPQASD